One region of Chloroflexota bacterium genomic DNA includes:
- a CDS encoding CoA pyrophosphatase yields MNTHIRRPHPKQGSASPLTLDLVRRALSLPLPGRAAQVEMAVQPRPGDRAELPNPCPNEAAVLILLYPQGGELCFPLTRRTENVFAHKGQISLPGGAREPGDASFEETARRETTEELGILARRVEILGSLTPLYVPVSRFCIYPYVGHIPRRPTFRPDPIEVAEVIEMPLSLLLDRSARAVETRVIEGISLTIPYYHVSGHRVWGATAMILAEFGALLQAVLDDLNHEDTKSRRVK; encoded by the coding sequence ATGAACACCCATATTCGCCGACCTCATCCCAAGCAGGGCAGTGCATCCCCACTCACCCTCGACCTGGTGCGCCGAGCGCTCTCCTTGCCGCTCCCCGGACGCGCCGCCCAGGTCGAAATGGCCGTCCAGCCACGTCCCGGCGACCGTGCGGAGTTGCCGAACCCCTGTCCCAACGAGGCGGCAGTCCTGATCCTGCTATATCCTCAGGGCGGCGAACTGTGCTTCCCCCTCACGCGGCGCACGGAGAACGTCTTCGCCCACAAAGGACAGATCTCGCTGCCCGGCGGCGCACGCGAGCCAGGCGATGCCTCATTCGAGGAGACGGCCCGGCGGGAGACGACGGAGGAACTGGGGATATTGGCTCGCCGAGTGGAGATCCTGGGCTCTCTGACCCCGCTCTACGTGCCCGTCAGCCGCTTCTGCATCTACCCCTACGTGGGCCACATCCCCCGGCGGCCAACCTTCCGCCCCGACCCCATCGAGGTGGCCGAGGTCATCGAGATGCCCCTGTCGTTGCTCCTGGACCGTTCTGCCCGCGCCGTCGAGACACGGGTGATCGAGGGCATATCGCTGACCATCCCGTACTACCACGTCAGCGGGCACAGGGTCTGGGGGGCCACGGCCATGATCTTGGCTGAATTCGGGGCCCTGTTACAAGCGGTGCTGGACGACCTTAACCACGAAGACACGAAGTCACGAAGGGTAAAATAG
- a CDS encoding tetratricopeptide repeat protein — protein MYSKWRLVLLLALAIALGESCAATPNLSPSTHPTIAPYPTELAPTPTPTITPTPGERLAAADRLLTNGEYAEAIAQYQTLLTTASDVVQERAWLHLGLAFFRAGDYPRAVETLQGFVAHYPSSTSLSRALVTLARTYESLGQWLEAAGAWTSALPLEPDIAAYLYSRLGDALIKGGDDAAAMDAYALAAKADAPLSLRVLVLENMGDALRRLERYSDAIAAYNAILAEARRVPYRASISYKIGLAEYESGQTDSAFKRWLDIMENYPDTWAAYTSLQELVARNARLPGDLTQGIVYYHAGQYDEAIAALRRYIWADLAGHLGDAHYYAGLSFFRRGEYEKALREFDYLIETHPRNELVPQGWLEKARTLATMGRTEDAVRAYRHFAALYPAHPQAEDALWRAAALASDCVGAQEAYRDLIRAYPEGAHVAEAWFRDGMCAYTASDWPQAMSIWQQALSHAPTDSEKARLLFWLGKAALGAGEREDAEAYWMEAVAADSEGHYGRRAKDELQGSVWVGTPLEPSSAPSAYQRRGQRDEAEAWLASWLGVGEEKWGDLPSDVVATPAFRRAEALLRVGLRDEAIEEYRTVLASAWSQPRTLYSLALYFDERELYRLSTSAAERLLQLTPRDQTPPRFLLELAYPTPFADLVLPKTAAAGVDPLLFYALMRQESRFDPEAKSSSGAIGLTQVMPATGEWIARQLGEKGFTTRDLYRPVISVSYGMYYLVTALQAFEDDPFRALVAYNAGLSNARRWSEAFTPFDRDLFYEELPAEQAQAFVREIYRQYAAYRLLYGPGG, from the coding sequence GTGTATTCGAAATGGCGACTTGTCTTACTACTGGCCTTGGCAATAGCGCTTGGCGAGAGTTGTGCGGCGACCCCTAATCTGTCGCCTTCTACCCATCCCACTATAGCCCCCTACCCCACTGAGTTAGCGCCAACCCCCACCCCCACCATAACGCCAACGCCTGGTGAGCGCTTGGCCGCCGCTGACCGCCTGCTAACAAATGGAGAATACGCCGAGGCTATTGCGCAGTACCAGACTCTGCTGACCACCGCTTCTGATGTCGTGCAGGAACGGGCATGGCTCCACTTGGGCCTCGCTTTCTTCAGGGCCGGAGACTACCCGCGGGCTGTGGAGACTTTACAGGGCTTTGTGGCACACTATCCGTCCAGTACCTCGCTGTCCCGCGCACTGGTGACGCTCGCTCGTACTTATGAGAGCCTTGGTCAGTGGCTGGAGGCGGCAGGGGCCTGGACTAGTGCCTTGCCCTTAGAGCCAGACATCGCTGCCTACCTGTACTCCCGCCTCGGTGATGCCCTGATCAAAGGCGGCGACGATGCCGCTGCCATGGATGCTTACGCCTTGGCTGCAAAAGCCGATGCCCCTCTATCTCTTCGCGTCTTAGTCCTGGAGAATATGGGCGATGCCCTGCGGCGGCTGGAACGATACAGTGACGCTATCGCTGCTTACAACGCTATCCTCGCGGAGGCGCGCAGGGTCCCTTATCGGGCCTCTATCAGTTACAAGATCGGCCTGGCGGAGTATGAGTCAGGCCAGACCGATAGCGCCTTCAAACGGTGGTTGGATATCATGGAGAATTATCCCGATACCTGGGCGGCCTACACCTCGCTACAGGAACTCGTCGCCAGAAACGCCCGACTGCCCGGTGACCTCACCCAGGGGATCGTCTATTACCACGCTGGCCAATACGACGAGGCGATAGCGGCACTGCGCCGCTACATTTGGGCGGACCTAGCTGGGCACCTGGGCGACGCGCATTACTACGCCGGCCTCTCGTTCTTCCGTCGCGGGGAGTATGAAAAGGCGTTGCGAGAATTCGACTACCTTATCGAGACCCACCCGCGCAACGAATTGGTCCCCCAGGGATGGCTGGAAAAGGCACGAACACTGGCCACTATGGGCCGGACCGAAGACGCAGTGCGGGCCTACCGTCACTTTGCTGCCCTCTATCCTGCCCATCCACAAGCCGAGGATGCCTTGTGGCGGGCGGCGGCATTGGCGAGCGATTGTGTGGGCGCGCAGGAAGCCTATCGCGATCTCATCCGCGCTTACCCCGAAGGAGCGCACGTAGCCGAGGCTTGGTTCCGCGATGGGATGTGCGCCTATACTGCCAGCGACTGGCCCCAGGCGATGAGTATATGGCAGCAGGCCCTGTCCCACGCTCCGACAGACTCCGAGAAAGCGCGCTTGCTCTTCTGGTTGGGCAAGGCAGCATTGGGAGCGGGAGAGCGCGAGGACGCGGAGGCATATTGGATGGAGGCGGTGGCTGCTGACTCGGAGGGGCACTATGGCCGGCGGGCGAAGGATGAACTCCAGGGATCTGTGTGGGTGGGAACACCGCTCGAGCCATCTTCCGCCCCCTCTGCATACCAGCGACGTGGGCAACGCGACGAGGCCGAGGCATGGCTTGCGTCCTGGCTGGGTGTCGGGGAAGAGAAATGGGGCGATCTGCCGTCAGACGTCGTGGCCACACCAGCCTTCCGCCGCGCCGAGGCATTGCTGAGGGTCGGCTTGCGCGATGAGGCGATTGAGGAGTACCGGACGGTGCTTGCCAGTGCCTGGTCGCAGCCACGAACCCTCTACTCCCTGGCCCTTTACTTCGACGAGCGAGAACTCTACCGCCTCTCCACGTCGGCCGCAGAACGGTTACTCCAACTGACCCCGCGAGATCAAACCCCGCCGCGTTTCCTGCTCGAACTGGCGTATCCAACGCCTTTCGCGGATCTGGTGCTGCCTAAGACAGCAGCGGCTGGGGTGGACCCCCTGCTCTTCTACGCGCTGATGCGCCAGGAAAGCCGTTTTGATCCAGAGGCGAAATCGTCTTCTGGCGCTATTGGCCTGACCCAAGTCATGCCTGCCACTGGCGAATGGATTGCGCGGCAATTAGGAGAAAAAGGCTTCACCACTCGCGATCTCTATCGCCCCGTCATCAGCGTGAGTTATGGCATGTACTATCTGGTGACGGCGCTGCAGGCATTTGAGGATGATCCTTTCCGGGCCCTGGTAGCCTACAATGCGGGTCTGAGCAACGCCAGGCGTTGGAGCGAGGCGTTCACACCGTTTGATCGGGACTTGTTCTACGAGGAATTGCCTGCCGAACAAGCGCAGGCTTTCGTGCGAGAGATTTACAGGCAGTACGCCGCATATCGGCTATTATATGGCCCCGGGGGATGA
- a CDS encoding TraR/DksA C4-type zinc finger protein, producing the protein MIEMSAEIRAKLEKELQEALAELEIIEKRLEHKADYGPGLGDPAIYDWEFNLALRERARQRIESIREALQKLERDRYGICERCGQPIEPERLEILPDTTLCVACARGRSMR; encoded by the coding sequence ATGATCGAGATGAGTGCTGAGATCAGAGCGAAACTGGAAAAAGAACTCCAGGAAGCACTGGCTGAACTGGAGATAATCGAAAAGCGACTGGAGCATAAGGCGGATTACGGACCGGGCTTGGGCGATCCGGCCATATACGATTGGGAATTCAATCTGGCCTTGCGGGAACGGGCGCGCCAAAGGATCGAGTCCATCCGTGAGGCTTTGCAGAAACTGGAGCGGGATCGCTACGGCATTTGCGAACGTTGCGGCCAGCCCATTGAACCAGAACGCCTGGAGATCTTGCCTGATACAACACTGTGCGTGGCCTGTGCGCGGGGGCGCTCTATGCGCTGA
- a CDS encoding metallophosphoesterase family protein — MSNYPPTPPNRDVRRYISDATDPLDRGFANPMHEPLVFTDRLARLPAWVSLALLLILLAALGALGRRIGDGRATILVLAYVTFALADWLLLAALPRLGLSFGPPVPTLWALWALRLLIALIPLLIAPASALTIGISLLCQAVLFALSIYALAVEPSRVTVTHLALTNPHAAANARPLRIAHITDIHMERLTRRERQVVRLVNDWQPDLILMTGDFLNLSNVGDERAIADVREMLGCMRSVCGTIYAVRGTSPVDPEWVMPPIVEGMALRVLEREVADIELGGHRLCLLGLPCLRNLPVDGQRLRDLMEHVSRGAFTILLYHMPDLMPLAARLGVDLYLAGHTHGGQVRLPIIGALATSSQYGRRYQMGLYREGGTTLYVSRGLGMEGMGAPRIRFLAPPEILFITLHPG; from the coding sequence ATGTCGAATTACCCCCCTACCCCGCCCAATCGAGACGTACGAAGGTATATTTCAGACGCTACAGACCCGCTGGATCGCGGCTTCGCGAACCCGATGCACGAGCCATTGGTTTTCACCGACCGTCTGGCCCGGCTGCCCGCTTGGGTGAGCCTGGCGCTGCTATTGATCCTCTTGGCGGCCTTGGGAGCGCTGGGACGGCGCATAGGAGATGGCAGGGCGACCATCCTCGTGCTGGCCTACGTCACCTTCGCCTTGGCCGATTGGCTCCTACTGGCCGCACTGCCCCGCCTTGGGCTCTCCTTCGGTCCTCCAGTGCCCACGCTGTGGGCGCTCTGGGCCTTGCGCCTGCTCATAGCGCTGATCCCTCTACTGATTGCACCAGCCAGCGCTCTGACCATCGGCATTTCCCTGCTCTGCCAGGCGGTCCTGTTCGCGCTCTCCATCTACGCCCTGGCGGTGGAACCCTCTCGGGTGACGGTAACCCACCTGGCCCTGACCAACCCGCACGCGGCGGCCAACGCCCGGCCCTTGCGCATCGCCCACATCACCGACATCCACATGGAGCGCCTCACCCGCCGCGAGCGCCAGGTGGTGCGTCTGGTGAACGATTGGCAGCCCGACCTCATCCTGATGACGGGCGATTTCCTCAACCTATCCAACGTCGGTGACGAGCGGGCCATCGCCGACGTGCGGGAGATGCTCGGATGTATGCGCTCTGTCTGCGGCACGATCTACGCGGTGCGCGGCACTTCGCCCGTGGACCCAGAATGGGTAATGCCTCCCATAGTCGAGGGGATGGCGCTGCGAGTGTTAGAGAGGGAGGTAGCCGACATCGAGTTGGGCGGACATCGCCTCTGCCTCCTCGGCCTGCCCTGCCTGCGCAACCTGCCCGTGGATGGCCAGAGACTGCGGGACCTGATGGAGCACGTGTCCCGGGGGGCGTTCACTATCCTATTATACCACATGCCCGATCTGATGCCCCTCGCCGCCCGCCTGGGGGTTGACCTCTACTTGGCCGGACACACCCATGGCGGCCAGGTGCGTCTACCGATCATCGGCGCGCTGGCCACCAGTTCCCAGTATGGCAGGCGCTACCAGATGGGCCTGTACCGCGAGGGAGGGACGACGCTGTACGTCTCCCGAGGCCTGGGGATGGAGGGCATGGGCGCGCCACGCATCCGCTTCCTGGCCCCGCCGGAGATCCTCTTCATCACCCTCCATCCGGGTTGA
- the truD gene encoding tRNA pseudouridine(13) synthase TruD: MSITSGPCVFIWNHYNVIMRYKVIPEDFVVESLLQRSPLSQGRYSVYRVQKRGVTTLHAQRHMAARLGIRHSAVVFPALKDKDAVAIQYACVRGSGPARLDGPGYTATLVGYSDERLQPRHLRGNRFTVVLRDLSSSEAAHIQRRAAEISQCGLPNYYDEQRFGSYAPEFGFIGKLILQRDAESALRAYLSQPFTGDPPRDAAFKALVQTRWGDWSALFEAAPKPSNARSILTYLTDHPQDIRHALNLIPARLLSLYLVAYQSYLWNRVAGRYLGGLLPTTRALAVLGEHLPLYETLPEDLATQLRDVQIPLLHHRAVFSEARVAALVSAVLSEEGLTLRDFKARILQKAYLPAGSRALLVFPAQLSVTEAQPDDLFSGRSKMTVSFSLPRGSYATLLIQALGA, translated from the coding sequence ATGTCAATTACGAGCGGGCCTTGTGTTTTCATCTGGAACCATTATAATGTAATTATGCGCTACAAAGTCATCCCTGAAGATTTCGTCGTGGAGTCGCTGCTACAGCGGTCTCCTCTGTCACAGGGGCGCTACTCCGTGTATCGGGTGCAGAAGCGAGGCGTCACCACCCTGCACGCACAGCGCCACATGGCGGCGCGTTTGGGCATCCGCCACTCGGCGGTGGTCTTCCCTGCCCTCAAAGACAAGGACGCTGTCGCCATCCAGTATGCCTGTGTCCGCGGTTCTGGCCCTGCCCGACTGGACGGGCCTGGCTACACCGCTACCCTCGTCGGATACTCTGACGAGCGGCTACAGCCTCGCCACCTAAGGGGTAATCGTTTCACGGTGGTCTTGCGCGATCTCTCGTCATCAGAGGCGGCACATATCCAGCGCCGCGCCGCCGAGATATCCCAGTGCGGCCTGCCCAACTATTATGATGAACAGCGTTTCGGCTCCTACGCGCCCGAGTTCGGCTTCATCGGCAAACTCATCTTGCAGCGCGACGCCGAGAGCGCTCTTCGCGCCTACCTGAGCCAACCCTTCACCGGCGACCCGCCGCGCGATGCGGCCTTCAAAGCCCTCGTCCAGACGCGCTGGGGTGACTGGTCAGCGCTCTTCGAGGCAGCGCCAAAGCCCTCCAATGCCCGCAGCATACTCACCTACCTAACAGATCATCCTCAGGACATCCGTCACGCGCTCAACCTGATCCCAGCCCGCCTGCTTTCGCTGTACCTGGTGGCCTACCAGAGTTATCTCTGGAACCGGGTGGCCGGCCGCTATCTCGGTGGGCTCCTGCCCACGACACGCGCTCTCGCGGTGCTGGGAGAGCATTTGCCCCTCTACGAGACGCTGCCAGAGGACTTGGCCACACAACTCCGGGACGTTCAGATACCCCTCTTGCATCATCGCGCTGTTTTCTCCGAGGCCCGAGTGGCAGCCTTGGTGAGCGCGGTCCTGTCCGAGGAGGGACTGACCCTGCGCGATTTCAAGGCGCGGATTCTCCAGAAAGCGTATCTACCTGCCGGCTCCCGTGCACTGCTGGTCTTCCCTGCCCAACTCTCCGTGACTGAGGCGCAGCCCGATGACCTATTTTCAGGCAGGAGCAAGATGACGGTGAGTTTCTCTTTGCCGCGTGGAAGTTACGCCACACTGCTGATACAGGCCCTGGGAGCCTGA